One part of the Mytilus trossulus isolate FHL-02 chromosome 11, PNRI_Mtr1.1.1.hap1, whole genome shotgun sequence genome encodes these proteins:
- the LOC134689916 gene encoding fibrinogen-like protein A, which produces MHWILACTLFVAVNSFSVTGNIEVRNSQNSSVEESILDGIMNELQGTCLPDNNNKTAKEIIQDTQTIINNMVMYKDIVKLNKQLKDEIQWIIKESGDEQLVSRILGLIKRDAKGICGKQIANDCTTLQKFDLCSGVYKIYPENNFYDVDVYCDMTTDGGGWTIIQRRLDGSVNFQRTWTDYENEFGNIDGEYWLGNKHIHSLTSSGKYELRIDLTGTSNTGKYAVYKTFVVGDAASKYKLTIGNYSGNAGDQMAYHNGMKFSTTDQDNDEGGKCVESWGPWWHKNCCHSGLNQEFKKNLRWGSVDATTSVMMIRKL; this is translated from the exons ATGCATTGGATATTGGCATGTACCTTGTTTGTGGCAGTTAATAGTTTTTCAGTCACGGGAAATATAG AAGTTAGGAATTCCCAAAACTCGTCAGTGGAGGAATCCATATTGGACGGTATCATGAACGAATTACAAG GGACATGCTTACCGgacaataacaacaaaacagCCAAAGAGATAATACAGGACACACAGACAATCATCAACA atatgGTAATGTACAAGGATATCGTCAAATTGAATAAACAACTGAAGGATGAAATTCAATGGATAATAAAAg AATCAGGTGATGAACAGTTAGTCTCTCGAATATTAGGATTGATTAAACGAGATGCAAAAG GAATATGTGGAAAGCAAATTGCAAACGATTGTACAACACTACAGAAATTTGATTTATGTTCTGgtgtttataagatatatccCGAAAACAACTTTTATGATGTAGATGTTTATTGTGATATGACAACAGATGGGGGAGGTTGGACT attattcAGAGAAGACTTGATGGATCtgttaattttcaaagaacATGGACAGATTACGAAAATGAATTTGGGAATATTGATGGAGAATACTGGTTAG gAAACAAACATATCCACAGTCTGACATCTAGTGGTAAATATGAACTTAGAATAGACCTGACAGGCACGTCCAATACAGGGAAGTATGCTGTGTATAAAACGTTTGTTGTTGGAGATGCAGCGTCCAAGTACAAACTGACTATTGGGAATTATAGTGGAAATGCAG gtGATCAAATGGCTTATCATAATGGAATGAAGTTCTCAACGACTGACCAGGATAATGATGAAGGTGGTAAATGTGTAGAATCTTGGGGGCCATGGTGGCATAAAAACTGTTGCCACAGTGGCCTTAATCAGGAATTCAAAAAGAACCTGCGCTGGGGGTCTGTCGACGCCACAACGTCAGTTATGATGATCAGAAAACTATAA